A section of the Microbacterium sp. MM2322 genome encodes:
- a CDS encoding MarR family winged helix-turn-helix transcriptional regulator has product MTDPTGDLDALLAAFAQMRGRGPHRRHHPGGPHAHGPHADMPGPPWMRGERGFGPAARLAGAPARIRLLDALVHAEQPLSVSEIAETIGVDQPRASRLVQQAVELRLAQRDADPDDARRTRIALTSEGRRRAGDFRGERRERLSAALADFSDEERAELVRLLGKLAASWPRD; this is encoded by the coding sequence GTGACCGACCCGACCGGCGACCTCGACGCCCTGCTCGCCGCCTTCGCGCAGATGCGCGGTCGAGGACCGCATCGGCGCCACCACCCCGGTGGGCCTCACGCGCACGGTCCCCACGCGGACATGCCCGGCCCGCCGTGGATGCGGGGCGAGCGCGGCTTCGGCCCGGCCGCCAGGCTCGCGGGGGCCCCCGCACGCATCCGCCTGCTCGACGCACTCGTGCACGCCGAGCAGCCCCTCTCGGTGAGCGAGATCGCGGAGACCATCGGCGTCGATCAGCCCCGGGCATCCCGCCTGGTGCAGCAGGCCGTCGAGCTGCGACTCGCCCAACGCGACGCCGACCCCGACGACGCTCGACGCACGCGCATCGCGCTGACCTCCGAGGGGCGGCGGCGAGCGGGCGACTTCCGCGGCGAGCGACGGGAGCGCCTCTCCGCGGCGCTCGCCGATTTCAGCGACGAGGAGCGCGCGGAACTCGTCCGGCTGCTCGGCAAGCTCGCAGCATCCTGGCCCCGCGACTGA